The following nucleotide sequence is from Deltaproteobacteria bacterium.
CTGTCTCGTCCGCGGGCGCGACCGGTTCGGCGGGTGCGGGCGCCGTCTCGGCCGCGGGCGCGGCCGGCTCGGCGGGTGCGGGTGCCGTCTCGACCGCGGGCGCCGTCTCGGCCGGGCCCGGCGTGGTCGCTGGTGCGGCCGGCTCGGCGGGTGCGGGCGCTGTCTCGTCCGCGGGCGCGACCGGTTCGGCGGGTGCGGGCGCCGTCTCGGCCGGGGCCTCCGCCGTCTCGGCCGCTCCCGCCGCGCGACCCACGGCCGCCAGCGCCTCCGCGAACCGCGCGTCGAGCGCCGAGCCCTCCGCCCCGGGCGTCGGTCCCAGCTTGCTCCACTGCGCACGCGCCGACGCGACCTGGCGGTCGACGCTGTCGGCGTCGCTCGACGGCACGCCCAAGGCGCGCCGGTTGATCGCGTCCTGCAGCTTCTCCGCGATCGACTGCGGCTGCGGCTCCGCGTCGACGAGCGCCTCGATCTTCTTGACGATCTTCTCCTTCTTGCGGAGCGTCGCGGCCAGGTCGATCTCCGTGCCCGCGAACACCGTCCCGTCGGCCTCGAGCCGTCGCGCGCACGCCTCGTACACCCGCCGCTTGAGGTCGTCGTCGACGCCGCGCACCTTGGCCCACGCCTCGGCCAGCTCGGTCGCGGTCGCGTCGGTCGCGCGGTCGACGAGGTCGGAGATTGCCTGCCGCTCGCGCTCCTGCTCCTCGCGGCGCCGGCGCTCGGCCGCCTCGCGCAGCGCCTCGCGCTTGGCGAACACCGCGTCGCACGCGGCCTTGAATCGCGCGTACAGCGCATCGGCTTCCGCACGCGGTACGCGGCCGATGTCCCGCCACTGGCGCTGCAGCGCCTTGGCTTCGTCGGCCGCCGCCTGCCACGACGCCTCGTCCTCGATCGATGCGACGAGCGCTTCGGCGCGCTCGACGAGCGCGCGCTTCTTGTCGAGGTTGTCGGCGAGTTCGGTCTGGCGGCCCTCGATGTGCGGTTTGCGCCGCTCGAAGAAGTGATCGCACGCCGCGCGGAACCGTTGCCACAGCTTCTTCGCGTGGCGACGCGGCACCGGACCGATCTCCTTCCACTCGGCTTGTAGCCGCTTGAACTCGGCGGCCGTGTCGTCCCAGTCCGTGGAGTCCTTGAGCGCCTCGGCGCGCTCGACGAGCGCGCGCTTCTTGGCCAGGTTGTCCTGCTCGACCTTCTTGCGCTCGTCCCGCTGCGCCTTGGCACGCTCGTAGATGGCGTCGCAGGTGTCCTTGAACGCGCGCCACAGCTCGTCGCTGCGGCCGCGCTTGCCCGGGCCGAGGCTCTTCCACTCCGATTGGAGGTCCTTGAGCCGGGCCAGCAGGTCGTCCTCCTGATCGGCGCGCGCCAGCAGCTCCTTGGCGCGCGCGACCAGCGCTTCCTGCTTGGGCACGTTGGCCCAGCGACGCCACTCGTCGGCCTCGCGCAGTTCGCGAACGCGCGCGACGACCGCGGCGCGCGCGGCATCGTAGCGCTCCATCAGCTTGCGCTTGACGGCCGCGCTCGGCAGCTTGCCGGGCTTGGCGAAGGCCTGTTGGGCGTGCCGGAGGGCGTCTTCGGCGGCGCGCAGGTCGTCGCTGCGGCTGAGCGCCTCGAGTTCGACGCAGATCTCTTCGAGTCGCAGCGCGTTCGCCTCGGCTTCCGCCCGGGTGTCCGGTTTCGGAACGCCGGCGGCGGTGGCCTTCGCACTGGCCGCGTCGCCCGGCGCATCGCCGCCGGCCGCGCGGGGCTCGACGGCGGCCGCCGGTCGCGTCGCCACGTTCGCGGCGGCTGCCTCGCCCGCGCCCCGCGCCTCGTCCTCGCCCCGCGCGTCGCCCTCGCCCCGCGCGTCGCCCTCGCTCCGCGCGTCGCCCTCGCCCCGCGCGTCGCCCTCGCCCCGCGCCTCGCCCGCGCTTCGCGCCTCGCCCTCGCCCCGCGCCTCGCGCTCGCCCTGCGCCTCGCTGCGCTCGGCGGCCGCCGCAACCCGCTCGAGGTAGCGCGCCCGCTCGGCGCGAAACCGGTCGATTGCGCGCGCAAACCGCCGCGCCAGCTTCGCCTCCGCCGGCTGCAGGCGCTGCCACGCCGCCTCGGCCGCGTCGACGTCGTCGGCGCGCTTCCAGTCTCCCGCGCGCACGATGGCCTCGACCGTTTCGACGAGCTGAACGCGCTCGGCGTGGCGCAACTGCTCCTCGGTTGGCCCCGCGGTCGCCGCCGCGCCCTCCGCCTTGCGGCGCTCCGCGAGCATCTTCTTGGCGCGGGACCGCACCGCCTTGTGTTTGGCTTTGGCCGCGACCACCTCGAGCGCGTCGTCGCCGAGACGCGCGATCGCCGCGAGTCCGAGATCCTTGCGCTGCGCGTCCACCGCGAGCGCCTGCAGCAGCGCCGGATCGTCGAGTTGCTGTACCGCCTCGACGCGAATCGCCGGGTCCTTCGCGGTGCGCGCCACCTCGGCCAGCGCCCGCGCGCTCGCGAGCCGTTTGAACGCCGCCCGGCGGACCGCGTCGCTGTCCGCGCGCGCCACGACCGCCACGAGCGCCTGCTCCTCCAAAATGTGCGCGACCGCCTCCACGTCCCCCTCGGTGGTCGCCCGCACCATCCAGATGTGACTCGCGCGCTCGGCCGCCGCCGAGCGGACCTGCTCCGACGCGTCCTCCTTCGCGATCTCGGTGAGCACGTGCGGATCGGACAGGCGCTCGACCGCCGCTTTGCGGAGGGACTCCTCGGGGTCCGTGCGCGCGATCTCGGCGATGCGGTCCACCTCGTCGTCGCCGAGTTCGGCGAGCGCGGCGGCGCGAACCGCCGGTTTGCTGTGCTTCCACTTGGGGCGAAACAGATCTGCGATGCCCATCGACAGCGACACCCTAGCGCCGCCGGCGCGCGCCGCGCAACCGCCGGCGCACGCCGCGCAACCGCCGGCGCGGCCCCGGCAGGCCCCGCCCGCCCGTCGGGGGCCGGCTACTCGGCCGCCGCGCGCCGGATCCCGAGCAACATCCCGTCCGGCGTCGGGATGCACACCGTCTCGTAGTGGTCGCGCGCGTGCTCGTGAAACGCCCGCATCGCCGCCGCCCCCGCGTCCTTGAGGTCGAGCAGCTTCCCGAAGTAATACGCGTTGTCGCCCAAAAGCAGGCCGCCGGGACGCGTGTTTCGCGCGGCCCATTCGCCGTACTTGTCGTAGTTTTGCTTGTCGGCGTCGATGAACACGGCGTCGAACGGTCCGTGCGCTTCCAGGCGCGGCAGCACGTCGAGCGCGGCGCCGGCCACCACGGTCACGCGGTCCTGCAGGCCCGCCGCGAGGATGTTGGCCTCCGCAACCGCCGCGTGGTGCCGGTCGCTCTCGATGGTCCACAGGTGGCCGTCCGGCGCCAGGCCGCGCGCGATCCGAATCGCTGAAAACCCGGCGAGCGTGCCGATCTCGACCACCCGACGGGCGCCGATCAGTTTCATCAACAGCTCGACCAGTCGCGCCTCCGACCAGCCGAGCTGAATTGCCGGGATGTCGTCGCCGTCGGCTGCGTCGAACGCGCGCCGCAGCGCGTCGTCGAGCCCGGCGTGCAGTTCGTCCGCGTATTGCAGCACGTCCCGTCCGACCGGCCGCGCTCCGCTGCGGGTCTCCTTGTCCGCCATGGCGTCAATGTGCCACGGGCGCGCCGCGGGAGCTACGCCGCGCCGCGCGGATCGAGTAGGCTCGCCGCTGATGGCCACCGAGATGAACGCCCTGGTCTACGACCGCGCCAAGGACGTGTGGGAGCAAAGCAAGGGGCTGCGCCGCGAGCGCGTTCCGGAGCCCGTCCTCGACGAGCGAGCCGACTACCGCGACGCGCACATGGCGTTGATCCGGCCGCGGTTCGCCGGTTTTTGCGGCTCCGACCGCGGCATCTGGTTTCGCCGCGCGTTCAAGGACATGATCTACGAATCGCTCGACGCCGACGGCAAGGACGTTCGCATCATCGGCCACGAGCTGTTCGGCGAGATCGTCGCGGTCGGCTCGCAAGCGCGCCGCGAACTCGGCCTGAAGGTCGGCGACACGGTGTCGGCCGAGTCGCACATCATCTGCGGCACCTGCTACCAGTGCATCATCGGCGACAATCACGTGTGCGAGGACAACAAGATCATCGGCATCTCCACCGACGGGTGTTTTGCCGACCTCGTCAAGCTGCCCGCGCAGATGCTGTGGCCGGTCGACGTCCACACCGTGCGGCCCGAGGTCGCCGCGCTGCTCGAACCGTTCGGCAACGCGGTCCACGCTTGCACCAAGGTGAACCTGCGCGGAAAGCGCGTCGCCATCTTGGGCTGTGGCACGATCGGCCTGTTCGCCGTCGCGGTAGCGCGCGCGCTCGGCGCCAACGTGGTCATCGGGGTCGAACCGCTGCCCAGCCATATCGAGATGGCGCGCAAGCTCGGTGCCGACGAGGTGCTCGTGCCCGCGCACCGCGAGGGCACCGTCTACGAACACGACCCGGACCTCGCCGAGCGCATCAAGAAACTCACCGACGGCGTCGGCGTCGACGTCGCGCTGGAGATGAGCGGACAGAACGCGAGCGTCAACAACGCGATCGCGTCGGTCCGCCGCGGCGGCGCCGTCATCCTGTTCGGTCTCAAGAGCGGCGACGCGGTCATCGAGGACCTCGACCGCGTGATCGTCGACGGTATCTCGCTGCACTCCGTCGTCGGCCGTCGCATCTGGGAGACGTGGCACGTCGGCCGCGGCCTGCTCGAATCGCGCCACTCCGACCTGCAGGACAAGATCTGGGACATCATCCTCAACCGCGGGGACGGCACGGTCACACCGTTTTCCGAGTTCGAGGCCGACGCGTTCGAGCAGAAGATCACCAAATACCCGAAGGTACTGTTCCGATTCGACTGAAGGGGCGACATGCTGAGCGACAAGACCAGGGCCATCTTCGACGGCATCCTCGCCGACATCGCACGAGCCGGGCTCACCAAGGACGAGCGCATCATCGTCAGTCCGCAGGGCGCCGACATCGCCGGGGCGGCCGCGGACGGCCCACCTAAATCCGTTATCAACTTTTGCGCGAACAACTATCTCGGGTTGTCGTCGCATCCCCGAGTGACCCAGGCCGCTCGCGAGGCGCTCGAAACGCACGGTTTCGGCCTGTCGTCGGTGCGATTCATCTGCGGCACGCAGGATCTGCACAAACAGCTCGAGCGGCGCATCGCCGACTTTCTCGAGATGGACGACGCCATCCTGTACTCGTCGTGCTTCGACGCCAACGGCGGCCTGTTCGAGACGCTGCTCACCGCCGAGGACGCCGTCATCTCCGATGCGCTCAACCACGCGTCGATCATCGACGGGATCCGGCTGTGCAAGGCCGCGCGCTACCGCTACGCCAACGGCGACATGGCGGAACTCGAGCAGCACTTGCGCGCGACCCAGGACAAGCGCATTCGGCTGATCGCCACCGACGGCGTGTTCTCCATGGACGGGTTCGTCGCGAACCTGCCCGCGATCTGCGACCTCGCCGACAAGTACGACGCGCTCGTCATGGTGGACGACTCGCACGCGACCGGCTTCATGGGGGCGCGCGGCAAGGGCACGCACGAGCACTGCGGCGTGATGGGGCGCGTCGACATCATCACGTCGACGCTCGGCAAGGCGCTCGGCGGTGCGGCGGGGGGGTTTACGGCGGCGCGCGCGCCGATCGTCGCGCTGTTGCGCCAGCGATCGCGCCCGTACCTGTTTAGCAACTCGCTGTCGCCCGTGATCGCCGGCGCGTCGATCGCGGTGTTCGACCTGCTCGCGGAGACGACCGAGCTGCGCGACCGGCTGATGACCAACGCGCGCTACTTCCGCGACCGCCTGACCGCGGCCGGCTTCGACATCGTGCCGGGCGAGCACCCGATCGTGCCGATCATGCTCGGCGACGCGCGGCTCGCGCAACGCATGGCGGCCGACCTGCTCGACGAGGGCATCTACGTGATCGGCTTCAGCTATCCGGTCGTGCCCAAGGGGCAGGCGCGCATCCGCGTGCAACTGTCGGCGGCGCACACGCGCGAGCACCTCGACCGGGCGATCGCCGCGTTTACCAAGGTCGGCAAGGCGTTGGGAGTGCTGGCCTGATGCGGCATGCGATGGCGGCGGTTGCGGCGGCGGCGGCGGCGTGCCAGCCGTCGGCGACGGTGACGCAGCAGTCGCCGATCGCCAACCTGCAGACCTATCGGGTGGCGCTCGTGCGGGCCACCGCGGGTGCGGACGCCCAGGGATGGACCGCGCCGCTCGAAGCGGTGGTCGCCGATCGGGTCGCGCGGGTGTGCCGGTTCGACGCGGTGCTGCCGGCCGCGCAGGCCGGGGAGGCGCAAGCGGACCTGATCGTCGATCTGAGCATTCAGCGGCTCGCGCGCGGCGGCGACGGCGTTTTGCAAAACCCCAACAAGGCGGTGATGGACGTGCTGCTCGTGCTCAGCGACGGCGCCGGGGACGACCTGGTCGGCCAGGCGTGGATCCGGGGCGAGTCGCCCGCGGTGTTCGTCGCCGGCGCCGTGCCCGAGGAGATCGCCGCGGGCGCGGTCGCCGACTCCGTCGCGCGCCTGCTGGCGGCGTCCGGCTGCGGGCTGGCGCGCGTCGACCCGCCGCCCGCCGAGGAGGAGCCGCCCGGCGGCGGGACGGGGGCCGAGGACGCGGACTCCGACGCCGTGGCGCGGGCCGAACAGCTCAACGACGAGGGCAAGCGCCTGTTCCGGGCCGGCGACCTCGAGGGTGCGGCCACGGCGTTCGCCGGCGCGGTCGCGATCGTGGCCGATCCCCGCTATTACTTCAACTTGTGCTTCGCGTACGAGGCGCTGGAGCGCTACGACGACGCGCTGGCGCAGTGCCGCGCGGCGCTCGACCACAACCCGAGCGACCGACTGCGCGCCAAGACGCAGACCCGGATCGACATCATCGAGCGCAAGCGCGCGGGCAAGTAGGGCGCGGCACGGTTCCGCCGGCTGGATCTTGCTATACTGGCAAGCCGTGGTGCGGGTCGCGATCCTGGCCGGGATCGGCGGCGCGCTCGTCGGTTGTACGAGCGCCGAGATCGGAGATCCACCCGGCGTCATGGATGCCGCGCCCGCGCCGGACGGTGCGACGCCCTTGCCGGACGCCGCGCCGCCAGACGGTGCGACGCCCTTGCCGGATGCCGCGCCGCCGCCCGACGCCGCGCCGTGCGTCGAGGGCGACGTCAACGTCGTCGATCCCGACACCGGTCACTGCTACCTGTACGTCGCCAACCGGGTGACCTGGGAAGTCGCGCTCGGCGCGTGCGGCACGTTCGGA
It contains:
- the kbl gene encoding glycine C-acetyltransferase gives rise to the protein MLSDKTRAIFDGILADIARAGLTKDERIIVSPQGADIAGAAADGPPKSVINFCANNYLGLSSHPRVTQAAREALETHGFGLSSVRFICGTQDLHKQLERRIADFLEMDDAILYSSCFDANGGLFETLLTAEDAVISDALNHASIIDGIRLCKAARYRYANGDMAELEQHLRATQDKRIRLIATDGVFSMDGFVANLPAICDLADKYDALVMVDDSHATGFMGARGKGTHEHCGVMGRVDIITSTLGKALGGAAGGFTAARAPIVALLRQRSRPYLFSNSLSPVIAGASIAVFDLLAETTELRDRLMTNARYFRDRLTAAGFDIVPGEHPIVPIMLGDARLAQRMAADLLDEGIYVIGFSYPVVPKGQARIRVQLSAAHTREHLDRAIAAFTKVGKALGVLA
- a CDS encoding O-methyltransferase; the encoded protein is MADKETRSGARPVGRDVLQYADELHAGLDDALRRAFDAADGDDIPAIQLGWSEARLVELLMKLIGARRVVEIGTLAGFSAIRIARGLAPDGHLWTIESDRHHAAVAEANILAAGLQDRVTVVAGAALDVLPRLEAHGPFDAVFIDADKQNYDKYGEWAARNTRPGGLLLGDNAYYFGKLLDLKDAGAAAMRAFHEHARDHYETVCIPTPDGMLLGIRRAAAE
- a CDS encoding theronine dehydrogenase encodes the protein MATEMNALVYDRAKDVWEQSKGLRRERVPEPVLDERADYRDAHMALIRPRFAGFCGSDRGIWFRRAFKDMIYESLDADGKDVRIIGHELFGEIVAVGSQARRELGLKVGDTVSAESHIICGTCYQCIIGDNHVCEDNKIIGISTDGCFADLVKLPAQMLWPVDVHTVRPEVAALLEPFGNAVHACTKVNLRGKRVAILGCGTIGLFAVAVARALGANVVIGVEPLPSHIEMARKLGADEVLVPAHREGTVYEHDPDLAERIKKLTDGVGVDVALEMSGQNASVNNAIASVRRGGAVILFGLKSGDAVIEDLDRVIVDGISLHSVVGRRIWETWHVGRGLLESRHSDLQDKIWDIILNRGDGTVTPFSEFEADAFEQKITKYPKVLFRFD
- a CDS encoding DUF349 domain-containing protein, which produces MGIADLFRPKWKHSKPAVRAAALAELGDDEVDRIAEIARTDPEESLRKAAVERLSDPHVLTEIAKEDASEQVRSAAAERASHIWMVRATTEGDVEAVAHILEEQALVAVVARADSDAVRRAAFKRLASARALAEVARTAKDPAIRVEAVQQLDDPALLQALAVDAQRKDLGLAAIARLGDDALEVVAAKAKHKAVRSRAKKMLAERRKAEGAAATAGPTEEQLRHAERVQLVETVEAIVRAGDWKRADDVDAAEAAWQRLQPAEAKLARRFARAIDRFRAERARYLERVAAAAERSEAQGEREARGEGEARSAGEARGEGDARGEGDARSEGDARGEGDARGEDEARGAGEAAAANVATRPAAAVEPRAAGGDAPGDAASAKATAAGVPKPDTRAEAEANALRLEEICVELEALSRSDDLRAAEDALRHAQQAFAKPGKLPSAAVKRKLMERYDAARAAVVARVRELREADEWRRWANVPKQEALVARAKELLARADQEDDLLARLKDLQSEWKSLGPGKRGRSDELWRAFKDTCDAIYERAKAQRDERKKVEQDNLAKKRALVERAEALKDSTDWDDTAAEFKRLQAEWKEIGPVPRRHAKKLWQRFRAACDHFFERRKPHIEGRQTELADNLDKKRALVERAEALVASIEDEASWQAAADEAKALQRQWRDIGRVPRAEADALYARFKAACDAVFAKREALREAAERRRREEQERERQAISDLVDRATDATATELAEAWAKVRGVDDDLKRRVYEACARRLEADGTVFAGTEIDLAATLRKKEKIVKKIEALVDAEPQPQSIAEKLQDAINRRALGVPSSDADSVDRQVASARAQWSKLGPTPGAEGSALDARFAEALAAVGRAAGAAETAEAPAETAPAPAEPVAPADETAPAPAEPAAPATTPGPAETAPAVETAPAPAEPAAPAAETAPAPAEPVAPADET
- a CDS encoding C-type lectin domain-containing protein yields the protein MVRVAILAGIGGALVGCTSAEIGDPPGVMDAAPAPDGATPLPDAAPPDGATPLPDAAPPPDAAPCVEGDVNVVDPDTGHCYLYVANRVTWEVALGACGTFGPTAHLAVSTSPQENAVIASILAGVDDVWLGGNDREVENQWVWITGEPMVYQGWRAGEPNDANGEDCMIMELDNGGTWDDRACGNSYGYICERE
- a CDS encoding tetratricopeptide repeat protein; its protein translation is MRHAMAAVAAAAAACQPSATVTQQSPIANLQTYRVALVRATAGADAQGWTAPLEAVVADRVARVCRFDAVLPAAQAGEAQADLIVDLSIQRLARGGDGVLQNPNKAVMDVLLVLSDGAGDDLVGQAWIRGESPAVFVAGAVPEEIAAGAVADSVARLLAASGCGLARVDPPPAEEEPPGGGTGAEDADSDAVARAEQLNDEGKRLFRAGDLEGAATAFAGAVAIVADPRYYFNLCFAYEALERYDDALAQCRAALDHNPSDRLRAKTQTRIDIIERKRAGK